The following are from one region of the Desulfonatronum thioautotrophicum genome:
- a CDS encoding FMN-binding glutamate synthase family protein: MSEHERHGASPEKSPKDPAIREEAHSTWSREVLSEIRYKAEHGTHRIRGCGTPRPFPGFNDLTVLPSQLTRMAVDTYREPCETRTVLGKRFCTEPLVVETPILISGMSYGALSKEAKIALARSTRLVGNSINNGEGGLLPEERAESYRQVVQVLPSRMGFSLRSIEAADALEIIVGIGAKPGLSGHLMGSKISKEVAEFRQIPEGIDLHSHPRHGDIFGADDLVIKMEQLREVTDNRIPIFIKIAAGRVREDVKIAAKAGADGIVVDGAQGGTGAAPVVAADHMGMPTLPALVQAVRALEEMGVKDEVSLIVSGGIKDGADVAKALALGADAVALGQSVMAAMGCTVCRRCHTGRCAFGIGTQDPELRARLDIDTAAKRVANYIKAMTHEAVILAKASGKTRLRNLEREDLRSLTLEACAMTGIPLVGTDFTFTEPFGFF, from the coding sequence ATGAGCGAACACGAACGGCACGGAGCTTCCCCGGAAAAATCCCCAAAAGACCCGGCAATCCGGGAGGAAGCGCATTCCACCTGGTCCCGGGAAGTGCTTTCCGAAATCCGCTACAAGGCTGAGCATGGCACGCACCGCATCCGCGGCTGCGGGACACCACGTCCGTTTCCCGGGTTCAATGACCTGACCGTGCTGCCCTCCCAGCTGACCCGGATGGCCGTGGACACCTACCGCGAGCCCTGTGAGACCCGCACCGTCCTGGGCAAGCGGTTTTGCACCGAGCCGTTGGTGGTGGAAACGCCGATTTTGATCTCCGGGATGAGTTACGGCGCCCTGTCCAAGGAGGCCAAGATTGCCCTGGCCCGATCCACCAGGTTGGTGGGCAATTCCATCAACAACGGCGAGGGCGGTCTGCTGCCCGAGGAACGGGCCGAGTCCTACCGTCAGGTGGTGCAGGTTCTGCCCAGCCGGATGGGCTTTTCCCTGCGCTCCATCGAGGCGGCGGACGCCCTGGAAATCATTGTGGGCATCGGGGCCAAGCCTGGTTTGTCCGGGCACCTGATGGGCAGCAAGATCAGCAAGGAGGTTGCCGAGTTCCGGCAGATCCCCGAAGGCATCGACCTGCACAGCCACCCCCGGCACGGAGACATCTTCGGCGCCGACGACCTGGTGATCAAGATGGAGCAACTTCGGGAGGTTACGGACAACCGTATCCCTATCTTCATCAAGATCGCCGCCGGCCGGGTTCGCGAGGATGTGAAGATCGCGGCCAAGGCCGGTGCGGACGGGATCGTGGTGGACGGAGCACAAGGGGGCACCGGAGCCGCGCCGGTGGTGGCCGCGGACCATATGGGCATGCCCACATTGCCGGCCCTGGTCCAGGCGGTACGCGCCCTGGAGGAGATGGGCGTCAAGGACGAGGTTTCCCTGATCGTTTCCGGGGGGATCAAGGACGGCGCCGACGTGGCCAAGGCCCTGGCTCTGGGCGCGGATGCCGTGGCCCTGGGCCAGTCCGTGATGGCGGCCATGGGCTGCACGGTCTGCAGGCGCTGCCACACCGGGCGCTGTGCCTTTGGCATCGGCACCCAGGATCCCGAACTGCGGGCCCGCCTGGATATCGACACAGCGGCAAAGCGAGTAGCCAACTACATCAAGGCCATGACCCACGAGGCCGTGATCCTGGCCAAGGCCTCGGGAAAAACCCGGCTGCGCAACCTGGAACGGGAAGATCTGCGTTCCCTGACCCTGGAAGCCTGCGCCATGACCGGAATTCCATTGGTCGGAACGGATTTCACCTTTACGGAACCGTTTGGATTTTTTTAA
- a CDS encoding (2Fe-2S)-binding protein, with translation MNRISEHPVLGTFAKGRTVAFSLDGRTMEGCEGEPIAVALRASGVLVHRQTARRNEPRGVFCAIGRCTDCVMVVDGRPNVRTCVEPLREGMRVQTQFGLGTARHEELGS, from the coding sequence ATGAACAGAATCAGCGAACATCCAGTATTGGGAACCTTTGCCAAGGGACGGACCGTAGCCTTCAGCCTGGACGGGCGGACCATGGAAGGCTGCGAGGGCGAACCCATTGCCGTGGCACTGCGAGCCTCCGGCGTGCTGGTGCACCGGCAGACGGCCCGGCGCAACGAGCCGCGCGGTGTGTTCTGCGCCATAGGGCGCTGCACGGACTGTGTGATGGTCGTGGACGGACGACCCAATGTCCGCACCTGTGTCGAACCCCTGCGAGAAGGAATGCGCGTCCAGACCCAATTTGGCTTGGGAACGGCACGGCACGAGGAGCTGGGCTCATGA
- a CDS encoding NAD(P)/FAD-dependent oxidoreductase, whose protein sequence is MKRRDLIVVGAGPAGLCAAIEAAGQGLDVLVFDENAKPGGQLFKQIHKFFGSKEHRARERGFRIGEQLLQEAADLGVEVVLGAPVIGLYQGLTVQVQIDARIERVRANGVILATGASENMIPFPGWTLPGVIGAGAAQTMANLHGIRPGNDLLMVGCGNVGVVVAYQMLQAGCRVRAMIDAGSNIGGYGVHAAKVARTGVPFHLGHTIVRAEGDARVESATIAQVDNRWQPVPGTEKQLDVDTVCLAVGLSPSIQLAAMAGCRMLHLPEMGGRVPIRRDDCSTSVRGLYVVGDAGGIEEASSAMIQGRLAGMACAMEQGFISPVAGENRLRTLRDSLDRLREGPFGERIRGAEHRIQAVLPPRLEETAPCPTH, encoded by the coding sequence ATGAAGCGCCGTGACCTGATCGTGGTCGGGGCCGGCCCGGCCGGGCTGTGCGCGGCCATCGAGGCCGCGGGGCAGGGATTGGATGTGCTGGTCTTCGACGAAAATGCCAAGCCTGGGGGGCAACTCTTCAAGCAGATCCATAAATTTTTTGGCTCCAAGGAACACCGCGCCCGGGAACGCGGCTTTCGGATCGGGGAGCAGCTTCTGCAGGAGGCCGCTGATCTTGGAGTGGAGGTGGTCCTCGGGGCCCCGGTTATCGGCCTGTACCAGGGGCTGACCGTGCAGGTGCAGATTGATGCCCGCATTGAAAGGGTCCGGGCCAATGGCGTTATTTTGGCCACCGGGGCCTCGGAAAACATGATTCCCTTTCCAGGTTGGACCCTGCCCGGAGTGATCGGCGCGGGCGCGGCCCAGACCATGGCCAATCTGCATGGCATTCGTCCGGGCAATGACCTGCTGATGGTCGGCTGTGGCAATGTCGGTGTGGTGGTGGCCTACCAGATGCTTCAGGCTGGGTGCCGGGTGCGGGCCATGATCGATGCCGGATCGAACATTGGCGGTTATGGCGTGCACGCGGCCAAGGTGGCCCGGACCGGGGTGCCGTTTCATCTCGGGCACACCATTGTCCGGGCCGAGGGTGATGCCCGGGTGGAGTCGGCGACCATCGCCCAGGTGGACAACCGCTGGCAACCCGTGCCTGGCACGGAAAAGCAACTGGATGTGGATACGGTCTGTCTGGCCGTGGGCCTGTCGCCCTCCATTCAGTTGGCGGCCATGGCCGGGTGCCGGATGCTCCATTTACCCGAAATGGGAGGGCGGGTGCCGATCCGGCGCGATGATTGTTCCACATCAGTTCGTGGATTGTATGTTGTCGGGGATGCCGGAGGCATTGAGGAGGCCAGTTCGGCCATGATCCAGGGGCGACTGGCTGGAATGGCCTGCGCCATGGAACAGGGCTTCATTTCCCCTGTTGCTGGGGAAAATCGGCTGCGCACATTGCGGGATTCGCTGGACCGCTTGCGCGAGGGCCCCTTTGGGGAGCGGATCCGTGGAGCAGAGCATCGAATACAGGCGGTATTGCCGCCCAGATTGGAGGAAACAGCACCATGTCCGACCCACTGA
- a CDS encoding (2Fe-2S)-binding protein translates to MSTASCATASRPKISAGQESLDSLVICRCEEITRGEILAALENGVSTVSGVKRVTRAGMGLCQGQTCGRLVTSLVAGATGLGPDQVEPLTARPPVRPVPMAVLARDRDETAMDGR, encoded by the coding sequence ATGAGTACCGCAAGTTGCGCAACAGCCTCGCGCCCAAAGATATCGGCCGGCCAGGAGAGTCTGGACAGTTTGGTGATCTGCCGCTGCGAGGAGATCACCAGAGGCGAGATTCTCGCGGCTCTGGAGAACGGAGTGTCCACGGTCAGCGGCGTAAAGCGGGTTACTCGGGCCGGGATGGGTCTCTGTCAGGGACAGACCTGTGGTCGACTGGTGACATCGCTGGTGGCCGGGGCGACAGGGCTTGGGCCGGATCAGGTGGAGCCCCTGACTGCCCGCCCGCCGGTGCGCCCCGTGCCCATGGCCGTGCTGGCCCGGGACCGGGACGAAACGGCCATGGATGGGAGATAG
- a CDS encoding NAD(P)/FAD-dependent oxidoreductase — MATSWDAVIIGAGVNGCAIAYNLAKRGLRVVILDKTDVCAQASGQNGGGVRQSARDPRELPLAMLSVSLFSSLAEELGLDMEYVQAGNLRLCTTSEQEKTMRAAVEQQRVDFGLDVRYVDRDELETLNPHIAQWVVGASYCPTDGHANPLLTTYAFARKARELGAELRTGETVTRIRLSRGAVNSVVTDREVYSTGLVINAAGIGGRAVANMVGLDFPMTPVFTEVLVTEAREPLFAQMIGTASSDFYGHQTTHGSFVWGGFVGYETFLHDGHHGGMQRPNYPEVASAICRAVLRYFPGLGELNVIRTWGGLIAQVADKVPVLGPVPEVPGYISATGFSGHGFGIAPAVGRVIGQAALGETPDVDLSPFAADRFGPVH, encoded by the coding sequence ATGGCCACAAGTTGGGATGCGGTGATCATCGGTGCCGGAGTGAACGGTTGTGCCATTGCCTACAACCTGGCCAAGCGTGGGCTGCGGGTCGTGATCCTGGACAAGACCGACGTTTGTGCCCAGGCTTCGGGCCAGAACGGCGGTGGGGTGCGTCAGTCTGCCCGAGATCCCCGGGAGCTGCCCCTGGCCATGCTCAGCGTCAGCCTGTTTTCGTCTTTGGCCGAAGAGCTGGGCCTGGACATGGAGTATGTCCAGGCCGGAAATCTGCGCCTGTGTACCACGTCGGAGCAGGAAAAGACAATGCGGGCGGCCGTGGAGCAACAGCGGGTCGATTTCGGGCTGGATGTCCGCTACGTGGACCGGGACGAATTGGAGACCCTGAACCCACACATCGCGCAATGGGTGGTGGGAGCTAGCTACTGTCCCACGGATGGCCACGCCAACCCGTTGCTGACCACCTATGCTTTTGCCCGCAAGGCCCGTGAGTTGGGGGCCGAGCTGCGCACCGGAGAGACCGTCACCCGGATTCGTCTGAGTCGGGGCGCGGTCAATAGCGTGGTCACGGACCGGGAGGTCTACTCCACGGGACTGGTGATCAATGCGGCCGGGATCGGCGGCCGCGCGGTGGCAAACATGGTCGGCCTGGACTTCCCCATGACTCCGGTGTTCACCGAGGTTCTGGTGACCGAGGCGCGAGAACCCCTGTTCGCGCAAATGATCGGCACGGCATCCTCGGATTTTTACGGCCATCAGACCACCCACGGCTCTTTTGTCTGGGGTGGATTCGTGGGGTATGAAACCTTTTTGCACGACGGGCATCACGGTGGAATGCAACGACCCAACTACCCGGAAGTGGCCTCGGCCATCTGCCGCGCGGTGCTGCGCTATTTCCCCGGGCTTGGCGAATTGAACGTGATCCGGACCTGGGGCGGATTGATTGCCCAGGTGGCGGACAAGGTTCCGGTGCTCGGCCCGGTGCCCGAGGTGCCTGGTTACATTTCCGCAACGGGCTTTTCCGGTCACGGTTTCGGCATTGCCCCGGCTGTGGGCCGAGTTATCGGCCAAGCCGCCCTGGGTGAGACACCGGATGTGGACCTGAGCCCCTTCGCCGCTGACCGGTTCGGTCCGGTACACTGA
- a CDS encoding RidA family protein has translation MQFDRQLIASGAPMEEKVGYSRAVRVGPFVYVGGTTATNPDGSVACPGDAYGQTKNVLEKIGHALVEAGATFAESVRVRIYITDMSKAGDCMRAYSEVFKPIKPIATMCEIKGLFRPEQIVEIEVDAVIGSANPS, from the coding sequence ATGCAGTTTGATCGACAGTTGATCGCTTCTGGTGCTCCCATGGAGGAGAAGGTGGGGTACAGTCGGGCGGTTCGGGTCGGGCCGTTTGTCTATGTGGGAGGCACTACGGCGACCAACCCCGACGGGAGCGTGGCCTGCCCTGGGGATGCCTACGGACAGACCAAAAATGTGCTGGAAAAGATCGGCCATGCCCTGGTTGAAGCCGGAGCCACATTTGCGGAGTCGGTCCGGGTTCGGATTTATATCACGGACATGAGCAAGGCCGGGGACTGCATGCGGGCCTATTCCGAGGTATTTAAACCCATCAAGCCCATTGCCACCATGTGCGAGATCAAAGGGCTGTTTCGACCGGAACAGATCGTGGAAATCGAGGTGGACGCGGTGATTGGGTCTGCGAACCCGAGCTGA
- a CDS encoding rubrerythrin family protein, protein MSKTMKNLQEAFAGESQANRKYLAFAKQAEKEGHPQVARLFRAVAEAETVHAHAHLKLMGGIGSTEENLKEALSGETHEFTKMYPEMIAEAQEEGQKAAERGFHFANEVEKIHAGLYEKALQNLGKAVETDVYVCSVCGYTVEGDSPEKCPVCNAVKKAFFKVD, encoded by the coding sequence ATGTCCAAAACCATGAAAAATCTCCAGGAAGCCTTTGCCGGTGAATCCCAGGCCAATCGGAAGTACCTGGCATTTGCCAAGCAGGCAGAGAAGGAGGGGCACCCCCAGGTAGCTCGCCTCTTCCGGGCCGTGGCCGAGGCGGAAACCGTGCATGCCCATGCCCACCTCAAATTGATGGGTGGCATCGGATCAACTGAGGAAAATTTGAAAGAAGCACTCAGCGGGGAGACCCACGAGTTCACCAAGATGTACCCGGAGATGATTGCCGAGGCCCAGGAAGAAGGCCAGAAGGCTGCCGAACGTGGCTTCCATTTCGCCAATGAGGTGGAGAAGATTCATGCCGGGCTCTATGAAAAAGCCCTACAAAACCTGGGGAAGGCTGTTGAAACGGATGTTTATGTTTGCAGTGTCTGTGGCTACACCGTGGAGGGCGACAGTCCGGAAAAGTGTCCGGTCTGTAACGCCGTGAAAAAAGCCTTTTTCAAGGTCGACTAG